TGGAGTCTCAGAATGCAGATTTGATGTGCGCACTTTCCCCTTGTATCTGACTCAGTCACAGGGTGTATTGCTAACAGGATTGCAGCAAATCTCTCCTCAAGTCCCTCTCCGCACACGCCACCGAACACTACCGCACCTGCAGCTACGGCGTCTACCCGATCGAGGACGATACCGCTGTGGCCATTGTCCTCGTTGCGAACCGCTACTCGCCCAATAACTTCTGGTACACCACCATTTCAGGTTCTGGATGATGAAATACTAATTGGCGACAGGAACGGTCGCTTCCGCGCCATCTACACTCTCCCCGTGAACTCCTCTTCgaccaccatctccggccAGATCAAGGTCGATGTGCACTACTATGAAGACGGCAACGTGGctctcaacaccaacaagcCGGTGAATCTGTCGGTGCCATCCGTGGATGCCAGTTCCATCATCTCGCGCATCGCGGCTGCGGAGCGGGATTACCAGGAGGAGTTGAACCGGGCGTTTGTGAGCACGGCCGAGGGAGTATTCAAGGGGCTGCGGAGACAGTTGCCGATCACACGGCAGAAGGTTGAGTGGGAGAAGGTCGGAGGATACCGGCTGGGACAGGATATTGCGGGAGGACGGTGATTGTTGTAGATGTGTAGATTAGCGTTGAACAATTGTGTGAATTTGAAAGTGACATGTCACGTACATCATCCTCGTTGTGATCCTGATGGGGTGAATATGATAGATAAGCGGATACCGAGCCGATATCGCGTACCCGCCATACCAGCAGCCCCTTGGCAAATAGCCTAATTTATTCCTAGTACTTAAAGCGCGTCGTTACCCACCGCCGCCAAATAACACATCTACAATAGACCTTATTACCCCCGCACATATACCCCCAGAGCAATAGAAAGAAGCCAGAATGTTAGACCATTTATACCGCTTCACGCGCACCACCCCAGGTCTCGAAAAGACCCTCCGTCTCGTCCAATCCTTCTGTGTGCTTGCCCTGCAAATACCCACTCTGGAAAATGAGTCCATTTCGCGattcaccaccgccaagaCACAGTTTGCTTTGAGTTAGTTCCTCCATAACCCTACGTGGATACCAACATCAACTAGTATTGAACATCAAACAGCAAGACGcttcctccgcttcttcaacttcatcgacTGCTTCAACAAGGCGTTTGCCTTGCTGGGCAGTCCCTCTTCCGCTCATGGTAATGTCATCAAGACAGTCATTGAGATAAGTAAATGGTCCTGCTTTGGATGTTACTTTCTTCTGGAAGATTTGACTCTCGTATGTACTCCCTTCCTTTACTATGTGATCCAtgatataatactaaagCGACATGAAAGTTACACGCAACATCCATCTACCCAAACCCATACAACAAAACCATATTAACAGAAGCGAACAAATTCTGGTTCTATGCGCTGGGGTTCTCGATCTTGGGTGCTGCTTTTGATATTACGTTCTCTTCGGCGTCATCTGCATCTAAGacgaaggatgagaaggagaagaagcaagctcCTTCTTTAAACCGCTTCTCGCTACTGAAGAAGATGCTCTGTGTTGATGCTTGTGATCTGCTTATCCCTGGTACCTTTTTGGGGTGGATTGAAATGGGTCAGTtaggggttggtgttgggatGGTGATTAGTACCCTTGTTTCGGGGTGGGATATGTGGAAGGCTGTTTGATCTACCGGAGGGGTTAGTGAGGGTATATAGATCTTCATATCATGGTAGATATAGAGTGGAGAGGACAGGTGATCTGCGTAGAGATCTGAATAAAccagtatctatctacttagttCCTAGCTCTATACACCCACCCagtcctccctcctctcttccccaatATCAGGAATCCCCATATCGCCAAATAAACTATTGAACAAAGCCACATCCACCGCATGCAAATCCCATTCttcacttccaccaccaccgccactcCCTATGTCATCATTATCACTCCTCTCAAACCCAATCGTCCCATAATACGGAATGTATACATGCAAActccttcctccatctcctaccCTCCCATCAtactcccttcctcccttcccatcctcacccatATTCTCCCTAGCCACATATCCAACGCCCCCAGCAgcactctcctccacccccagtAAATGCCTCATTATACCCGCCAATTTCCCCGCAATCTCATCCGTCCCTGACCCTGACTCCACCATTTTCTCGATAATAGAGAGTGTCCGCTCCATCATCCCGCGATCACTCGGTCGACTATGCGCGAGGAAACTGACCACTGGAGCTACTCCTTCCTGATGCTCGTTTTGGAGACGACTCGAAGAGTCAATATGCGCAATACACAACACCGTCATCGCAACAAAAGCGATGAAATCCACCCCGCGGCAATAATAGTGCGCTGGATTGGAGGAGCGGAAAGCGATATACCGGGCCAGGATTTCCCGGCTTACGGTTATGATGGTCAGTTTGCTTTGGTCATATGCTGTAGTATCGTGTGATGAGCGGAGCATGTAGGGGACGtgcagacggaggaggagctgatAGTGCGTGAAGTGGGCGTTTAGGCGGAGGGTAttctggatgatggtggtttgggtttggttgggtGTTAGGTCTGGAATGAGCCACCACTGAGGAGGCATCTGGGCGGCTGCGTTCTGGAGCATTTGGTCAATGTCGTTCGTCAGAGAGAGGTTGTTGATGTCATCGTCTGTGCGGTGGAGGATACGGCCAGCTACGATGCAGTGCATGCGGTGCATGCGGTCTTGGGGTGTGCATGATTTTAAGGATTTTGGGGAGAGGCACCGTGGTTCGAGATTGGTAGGTGGTAGGCCGAGCATGAGGGAGAGGTAGTGGTCCATTTCGACGAGACGGAAACATAGGTAATCTGGATTCAGAGTGTTGCAGGTTGCTGGGTCGAGAGTCTTTAGGGATGATGTGGGGAGTCCGCGGTGGAGCGACAGCATTTGTGCGATGGCTGTGGCTCGGCGGATAGCTAGCCAGGCTTGATGGAGGTTACCAGCGTAGTTCTGGTATTGGGCTTCGAGCATGATGCATTGCAGGCCTTCGATGGAGGGCGTGAGCTCGTCGTTTGTGGTTACTAGTCTGGTGGCACGGGTGACGGCGCGGGTCATGATGTCGTGGTGGGAGATGGATAGGTTGAGGGTttggatggaggatggagggatgCCTTGGAGAAAGATTGCCAGGGTGAGGAGTTTGCGAGCGATTAGGACGGGGTGGGAGTTTGGTGCTGGTGAATAGAGCATTTCTTGGGGAGTTGGTAGTTTGTCGTCTGTGGAGAGGGAATTAGGGACCCAGATTTCGTAATTCATATATACTGATATGCCAACAGGGAGATTGTAGATATGGTTGAGCTCCCTCTGGCTGGGCCAGGCCGCGAGAAGGTCGCGGTTTATGCTCTCATACGGGCCTCCGGGAatgttgttggttggggacGGCTCCTAGAGGTATCAGCATTGGAAAAATGAAATAAGTATTCGAGGACTGTGCTcacttgatcttcttggctgCAGTTTATACTATAGTTGTCGAGTGTTCCGGAAGTTGGGGGAGTTTCGGGGCAGTCCCCAGGAGATACAGCTTCCGTGGCGTTTGAGCGAACCAGCTGTTCCAGGATCCTCTCCACTCGGTCAATTCGCGAATCGACCATATCTTTATTTGTAGTTATAGGGCTATCTGGGAGCTCCTGACTGATGCATTTTGATCCCCGTCGTCTGCAGTTATCGCAGTTGGCATTGGAGTAGGAGCTGAAGATACATCGAACCTTGCGCCGCTTGCATTCCCAGCAGCTCCTTGTGCCCTTGCGGACATTTCTCCGTTTCGCTTGTGAGTGCTCCTCCATGTTCGTTTCAGTCACTATCAAGCAGGCTTCCATGTCTCTCGGTCGAAACTTGAGGGGGCAGGGAATGAGATGCTCTGCGGAAGGATCTCGGACTAAGCTGTTGGATTCGCCCGAACTCGGCGGAATAACGCCATGCTCACATCAGCCCTAGTACAATACGCTATGACGGGAATAATGTCTCGAAAGACGTGTTATATTTACTAAGCTAGATAAACTTCCCCTCTGCGTATCCGTATCACTCTTCTCAGCCGGGTACTCAAGCCTTTCCTTTCCACGCATCAGTCAAAAACTTCTCGACGGGGGTAAACTCGAAGTCAGGCAGGAGATTATTCCATTGATCCGGAACAGCATAGGATCCAGCATTAACCGCCAAAAGGATCCTGCTGGTCATATATTTTGAGGCCACTACCGCCTGCTCGGGCGGAATGGAAGGATGATCCACTGTTGGTGTCCACGACGTCTCCCACGCCCCAGCTTCCAAGTCCTCCGCCTTCACTCGCTCAATGGTAAATGGGAGCCCACCTGGAGATAATGAGTCAGGACATATTTTTATGTATGTAAAGTTGTAGGAAAGAGACCCACCGCGAATTCTCTCCCCTAGAGCGATAAATTCACCGATGGAGATGTTAGAACCCTGGATACCTCCAACCACTGGCCACTCGCCTTCATATTCAACAGCTCTGGCCACAACTCTAGCAATATCCTGAACTGCCGTCAAGGTGATACGGATTCCATCGTCACCATCCACCAAGATCATTCGGCGGTTGGCAAAGTCGAAGGGGGTCCCGATTGAGGGCAGGTGGCGGGCCGattgatgtggatgggttAGATAGTTGACGAACACGCCGGGCTGAAAGAGGGTATACTCGAGGACCTGATTGAGTTGGGTTAGATGTTCCGCCTGGTGGGATGTTGTACGATCGTACCTTCTTATCCTTGTTCAGCTCTTGGAGATACCGGCGCGTTTCGCCTTTGTAGGCATACCAGTCCAGGTAGTCCAAGCGGGAGCTGTACAAGGTTAGTGTTTGGATGATAGTAGAAGTGGAATAAAAAATCTCACGAAGCCCATTCACTCGGCGCAAAGCGCTTCACTCCCGCCTGAACAGCCGCATCGATGAGGTTCTTCTGAGCGGTGCTTCCGGGATCATCCTGCGTAGTGATAAAGGAGAGAACGGTGTGCACTTCTTGAAGAGCCTTGGTTAGTTGAGTGGTGTCGTTGTAGTCGACATTGATCCAAGTGATGCCTTCGGTAGGTTCTTGGGCTAGAGTATCCTGCATAGACTGGTTATTGTAAAGATACTTCCATTGACTACGCTGCCCGGACACGACGAACCTTTCTAGTCAGAACAATGATTGTATGCTTCTTCGCAGCAATAAGGGCGTCGATAACCTCTCGGCCAACACCTGTTCGAGTGTCAGTGATATAACTGGTAAGACCAGGAACGATGGAAAAGTTCACCGCCGGAGCCTCCAGCAATTGCAACCTTGACCATTTTCGAAGTGGGAATGAGAAAAACCGTTGAAGTATAGAAGTCAATAACTCTTATGGTTTGTGCGAACTGGAATTGTATCTGTTGGGCTTAACGGTGCCGGAGAcagcttatttatatattagctTGGACCGAGAGTTCGGCCGAAGTTATGGCACCATCGAATATCGAATCTTGAATTGATCTCATCCTTTGTATGACAAATTTACTTGCTTTGATGATTAAGATAGCTTCTACAAGGAAGTTTCGGTCGAATATCGGAGATAACATCACTACATACTAGCAGTTTTTTGCTTAAAGGTCAACACTACTGGACATCCGACGGCGATTGGCGTATCGTAGACATCAACCTTCTCAACGATTCAAGCTAAATCACAATCGAAGATACCCTGTGCACTGCAGCAAGTTCAGTAGCTCGGACATCAACTAGAGATCAGCATTGTTTCTAACGTCAATGCAGAACAGCTCTGTCTCAGCATAGATGTTCTCAGGGTCTCCACAGGCACTAGCCCAAAGGCGATAGTTGCAACTAGGAGAAAATATTAGCACGCAtgtctattaataattatatcagGCATAGCATACTTAAGAGGGACATCCATCGGTCCAGGTGGAGGGATGGTAACCTCATCTCGACCCATGACCGCGTATCGCAGGACTAGCTCGGTCACTGGAGGATAGTCAACGCGGTTGGTAAGGTAGATGCAAAAGGTCTTGTTCTCCTCTCCACTGCTTCAGTCAGCAAGTGTAAAGAAATAGCTCTGAGGGCAAAAGCTCACGAGACATGGGACCATTTGACCGTCAAGGGCTCCTTGAGGTCCCAAGTAGTCTGGGCTGGTTCACCGCCACCTGGCTTTTCCCAAAGCATGTTGATAGATCGATAATGATAAACTAAATATGTGAAATATTTTGAGTCTGAACACAGGTCAGAACGATGGCACGATATTGAGAGCAGAAAATGAGCAAGAGGAACTGCTCAATTATATACCCGTGGGTTTGCACAATGCCTTCGACAGAGGCAGGGATCCAGAAGTGCTTTGACCGAAGGTGACGACAATATATGACTACAATTGCagttagtatatttattcaaCTGTTGGTCTGTTAAACAGTGAGGTAAATCACGATGTAAATGTCCATCAGAGGCTGCCTAGGCGAGCGGAGATGCGCAACAAGGTGTAGATGCTGCCTGAGAGATGCAGATACGAGCATTTCACAGCATCCTATGGTTGCAGCTTGCGTTACAGAGGCCCAAGCATTGTCCATGGCGCTCTCCCTCCAGTACATGCATAGGTAAGATGTCGAACCAGGACGTACGTTTTATGGGAGGGCGTCTGCGAGATGCATATTAGGTCCATCCAGAAGCTCGTCGCCGCTTACACAATTGGCTGGAGGATAAAGCGTTCGGCTATCTAAGCTTCAGATATAAAACCTTTTGCTTCCCAGAGCTCGTTCCAGCAAGGATCTATAAGCTTACTATTGATCTGATTACCCCACTGTGTAACAATGGATGCAAAGGGTCCCTTGTCAATCTGATGAGCTCTACTCCAGTTTCGGAATGTGTGAACGCAACCCATAAATAATTTCTGTGTCACAGTCCATCGGCGAATAACCTTCACATTTCTCAGTATGCCCGAGACTCTCACACTCGCCACTATAGAATCATAGTACGTAAAGATCTGAGTCCTCACGGCTCGTAGTTCGAGGAATCCGGTTATTTTGCAGCCGGTCGCTACCAAACCTTCGAGAACTCCGACCAGAGATAGAACCCCAGACACGTTAACAGCTCCGATAGTCTGGGAGTGAGAGAAGATTCATTGGAGGGGGGATACCTCGAGGCTAAACAGGGGCTTATCACTTCGCGACATCTTCCATACCATACACTTTCCTACACGTTAAGAAATTCCTCTTCTAGGTCTTCCGCCATCTTTCATGTTTTTTCCTTATTCCTATAAAGCCTCCAGTGTCAATCAATGGCCTGTATTTGAATTGCTAACATTCCGAAGACTTCAAGTTACTTTCTGCACACCATAGCAGTTAGCACCATGCTAACTTTGAAGTCGTCATTGATGACCACCGGTGTGGTCTTCCCATGCGGTTAAAAGCCCTCAGTTGCCTTTCTTACCTGGCATCTTCTAGCAAGAATTTGGCCGATTCCAATTGCTTTCATATTTACTAACAGTCACCGAGAGACCTGGTAGAAAATGCGGTCTTCTGAACTGCTATCGTCACTTAAAAGATGCCAGAAACCTTTCGCAACATCAGCACAGAGAtgaaaaaataattctagtCCCGATGAAATATGCTAATGTCAACAATCGATAACATGAGAGTGCCTGTGCCGTTCCCCGCCTGACAGAACTTTCCATGGAATTTTGCTTGCACGTGGTTAGTAAATAGCGGATATCCCCTCTACATATCCTGTCAGGGCAGGACATGCATCCGTAGCCAGTGGGATAGTGGCAAATGATTCCCGGAGAGGAATCCGCAGTGGATCTTCATGATCGGCTCACACCCCGCATTCGCCTTGTGAATATTCTTCCCTCTATGCTTCTTGTCATCTCGGAAACTTCTCCTTTATTGCATCGTCTGCCCCCATCTTGATATTCCATATTTATCTCACGGTTCCAGAACTACTCGGTATTGATTGCTCGGAAAAGTTGTTTTGTAGCTCAAGTATGCAATCGTGCAAACCCTACCCGGAAAACTAATTGAATTCACTCGAGTTGTAACCATAGTTCTGAAAGTCAAGACCAACAATATGACCTCTTATCACACTCCATTTACCCCATTTATTACATTAAATAACATtcagatctttatatactACGGCGTTCGATGAGTGAGTGCACTGTCTCCGGTGATGTTCGCGCAGAGGCAGTGACCGGATAAATATCCGATCAGCACTAGCATTTCCGAGCCCTCCATCACAGCATCGGACATCGTCTTCATTGAACAATAGGGTATCTGGGACTAATTTAAATACTGACATTTCTTCAATGATCGATCCAAGTTATTCAAGATAGAATTTGCTTACTAAATATCTTGTCTAtgtaacaacaacaacctaaAGATCAAGATGCTCTCTACAATcgcaccacacccacccacactACAGGAGCCTCTGTCTAAAGGCGATGTCACTTTGCCTTTGGAATCCCAAGAGCCTTCGACAATTGACGAGCTTGTTCGTCAGCGTGCATCACTTGGGGCCGCTCAGcccatcatctcctatcCGAGCCCCGGCATCGAATATGCGGACTATCCACTGCAGCAACTGGATGTCTTCGCATTCCGCGTCTCCAAGGTGCTATCAGATCGCATTCCGCCCCGGAAGTCGTCAGCTGAAACCCCCAAAGTCATCGCTTTACTGGGGCCATCTGACCTCAACTACCTGGTGATGCTGCTTTCCCTAGCTAAGCTGAGTCACAGTGGACTGCTTTTATCAACCAGGATATCCGTGGATGCTTACGTCTCGCTACTGGAGAAGACCGGGTCAAGGCATATCTTCATTCATAGCTCTTTCCGGGACACCGCTGAAGATATCAAGAAGCGGGTACCTGAGCTTGTCATTGATGAGATTCTGACTGAGGAAAACTATCACCATCCCATTACGGAGGATGTCGACACGAACCTGGTCCCGCACCTTGACCCGAAAATTGAGTCGAAGCATATCGCATGGATTATTCATTCGAGTGGCTCGACTGGACTTCCGAAGCCTATTTTCCATACCCAATCTGCCGCACTGAAGAATTACTCGGGACATATGAACATGTCGGGGTTCGTTACTTTGCCGCTGTACCACAACCATGGAATCAGCTGTCTCTTCCGGACAATTCACGCTAAGAAACAGCTGCATCTCTATAATGCCAATATTCCATTGACCAGGCAGTACCTGCTTGAGATTATGGGCTCGAACGCTTTCGAGATCTTCTATGGTGTGCCGTATGCACTGAAGTTGTTGGCTGAGACACAGGAGGGAATATCCGCTTTGGCTAAGCTTAAGGCCGTCATGTTCGGAGGGTCGGCATGCCCAGACTCTCTGGGCAACTTGCTGGTCGATAATGGTGTTCATCTCATCAGTCACTATGGATCGTGAGTGCTTCTCAACCGCATTGGAATATTCTTACTAACACACATGCAGAACTGAGACCGGTCAGCTCATGATGTCCACCAGGCCTCGCGAAGACAAGGGATGGGACTGGCTCCGCCCCTCTGACTATGTCAAGAAATTCTTGAGATTTGAAGAGCGCTTTCCGGGAGTATTCGAACTAGTGTGTCTAGATGGCTGGCCCTCCAAGGTCATGACAAACCGGCCGGACGGCTCCTACGCCACCAAGGACCTGTTTATCAAACATCCCACCATGGAAGCATACAAGTACTATGCTCGTCTGGACGATACAATCATCCTATATAATGGAGAAAAGGTCAACCCACTTGACCTGGAAGGACGAGTCCGGCAGCGCAGCACTGTTGCCGAAGCCATTGCGTTCGGAGCAGGCAAAGCTCAGATCGGACTGGCTGTCGTCCGCGCACCTGGCACCGAGTCACTCTCCGATGAAGAGGTCATTGACAGTATTTGGCCAGCTGTTGAGAAGGCTCATGAGGCGCTACCTGCGTTCGGACAGCTCTCGAAGAACATGGTTCGAGTGTTGCCTGCAGACACTCCCTACCCTCGGACTGACAAGGGCACCATCATCCGTCAAGCCTTCTACAAGAACTTCCAACCTCTGATTGAAGAAGTTTATGCCGCTGTGGACGCCATGACGGGCACATTGGTTATGTCCGAGTCTGAGCTGAGGGCCTTCCTTAGAAAGCAACTTCTCCAGATCCTGCCCCTCAAGGATTCCAGTCTGCTGACCGACGATGCCGATTTCTTCTCCCTGGGCATGGACTCCCTACAGGCCAGCCAGCTGCGCACTGTGCTCGTCCAGAACTTGGACACCAAGGGGCATCAACTGGGGCTCAACATTGCCTTCGAGCAGCCCACTATTGCCGTGCTCGCCCGCTTTCTAGCCGCTGTACAGTCCGGAGAAGCCCTCCCAGATTTTCAACCGATCCCTGAACAGATGCGTGCACTCATCTCACAATTCAGCCACTTTGAACCACATTTTCCACTTCCCAATGACCTTCCCGGTCGTTACGTCGTAAGTCACTTTTACCATCTCAACAAGTACATCCTCCTAACAATCACAGGTCCTCACCGGCGCCACCGGCTCCCTCGGCAGCCACGTTGCACATCAACTCGCGCAGAACCCCTCCGTGAACAAAGTCTACTGCCTTATCCgcgcctcctctcccatcgAAGCCTACAAGCGCGTCCACGACGCTCTCCAAGCCCGCCACCTCTACACCcctctctcatcttcctccaaagCCAAGCTCATCGCCCTCCCCGCCCCAGCCCTATCCCACCcaactctctccctcccggaAGAAACCTACAACACTCTCCTCACCGAAACCACCGACATCATCCACTGCGCCTGGCCCGTCAACTTCAACCTCCAGCTCAGCAGTCTCGCACACGACACTCTCCCCACCCTGCACAACCTCCTCACTCTAGCCCTAAAAGCCCAGCGCCCCGAACCCGccaccttcaacttctgctcctccgtcaGCAGCGTTGTCAACAGCACCGTCTCCCCCATCCCGGAATCCCTGCCGGACTCCCTCACCGCCGCGCAATCCATGGGCTACGCACAATCCAAGCTCATCGCAGAACACATCTGCGCCAACGCCACGCCCTACCTGGATGCCCGTGTCCTCCGTATCGGGCAAATCATCGGCGACACCAAGCACGGGGTATGGAATGCCACGGAAGCAATTCCGCTGATGCTGAGGGCTGCGGTTACGGTGGGGGCGTTGCCGAGGCTAGATGAGAGGATGCGGTGGGTGccggttgatgttgttgctggggcAGTAATGCATATTACGCTTCACCAGGAGGAAAGTGccgggaggaagaagggggtagatgatgtggaggtgtATAATATTCTGAACCCGTACAGCTTCCATTGGACAAAGGATCTGCTTCCTGCTCTGAGAGCTGCCGGGTTGGAgtttgaggatgtggagTTCGGGGAGTGGATTCAGCGGGTGAGGAATGTGGCGGATCCGGAGAGGAATCCGCCGATTAAGTTGGTCGGGTTCTGGGAGGGGAAGTATGGGAGTAAGAAGCCGTTCAGTGGTTTGGAGTTTGTGACGGACAAGGCGAGGGAGAGGGCCGAAGGGTTGAGAGGGTTGAgtgtggatgggttggagggggggttgGTGGGCAGGATGGTGGAGTGGTTTAGGGAGGTTGCGTGGGTttgaagtagtatatatGGTATCAGTCAGTGGTTAAGTGTGTTACTGTGTTACTCATGTGG
The window above is part of the Aspergillus luchuensis IFO 4308 DNA, chromosome 8, nearly complete sequence genome. Proteins encoded here:
- a CDS encoding putative NRPS-like enzyme (COG:Q;~EggNog:ENOG410PIAK;~InterPro:IPR000873,IPR009081,IPR036736,IPR036291, IPR020806,IPR013120,IPR042099,IPR020845;~PFAM:PF00501,PF00550,PF01370,PF07993;~SMCOG1002:AMP-dependent synthetase and ligase;~antiSMASH:Cluster_8.6;~go_function: GO:0031177 - phosphopantetheine binding [Evidence IEA]) — translated: MLSTIAPHPPTLQEPLSKGDVTLPLESQEPSTIDELVRQRASLGAAQPIISYPSPGIEYADYPLQQLDVFAFRVSKVLSDRIPPRKSSAETPKVIALLGPSDLNYLVMLLSLAKLSHSGLLLSTRISVDAYVSLLEKTGSRHIFIHSSFRDTAEDIKKRVPELVIDEILTEENYHHPITEDVDTNLVPHLDPKIESKHIAWIIHSSGSTGLPKPIFHTQSAALKNYSGHMNMSGFVTLPLYHNHGISCLFRTIHAKKQLHLYNANIPLTRQYLLEIMGSNAFEIFYGVPYALKLLAETQEGISALAKLKAVMFGGSACPDSLGNLLVDNGVHLISHYGSTETGQLMMSTRPREDKGWDWLRPSDYVKKFLRFEERFPGVFELVCLDGWPSKVMTNRPDGSYATKDLFIKHPTMEAYKYYARLDDTIILYNGEKVNPLDLEGRVRQRSTVAEAIAFGAGKAQIGLAVVRAPGTESLSDEEVIDSIWPAVEKAHEALPAFGQLSKNMVRVLPADTPYPRTDKGTIIRQAFYKNFQPLIEEVYAAVDAMTGTLVMSESELRAFLRKQLLQILPLKDSSLLTDDADFFSLGMDSLQASQLRTVLVQNLDTKGHQLGLNIAFEQPTIAVLARFLAAVQSGEALPDFQPIPEQMRALISQFSHFEPHFPLPNDLPGRYVVLTGATGSLGSHVAHQLAQNPSVNKVYCLIRASSPIEAYKRVHDALQARHLYTPLSSSSKAKLIALPAPALSHPTLSLPEETYNTLLTETTDIIHCAWPVNFNLQLSSLAHDTLPTLHNLLTLALKAQRPEPATFNFCSSVSSVVNSTVSPIPESLPDSLTAAQSMGYAQSKLIAEHICANATPYLDARVLRIGQIIGDTKHGVWNATEAIPLMLRAAVTVGALPRLDERMRWVPVDVVAGAVMHITLHQEESAGRKKGVDDVEVYNILNPYSFHWTKDLLPALRAAGLEFEDVEFGEWIQRVRNVADPERNPPIKLVGFWEGKYGSKKPFSGLEFVTDKARERAEGLRGLSVDGLEGGLVGRMVEWFREVAWV